In one window of Maribacter sp. BPC-D8 DNA:
- a CDS encoding nitroreductase family protein: MATESHISVNGHTHVLYKENALSQEELIKQSEAFYKLLDERRSVREYADTPVPKEVIETLIKTASTAPSGAHKQPWTFCAVSNPVLKTKIREAAEAEEKESYESRMSDRWLKDLEPMGTNMYKPFLEDAPWLIIIFKKVHDLDTDGEKVKNYYVNESVGIAAGMLITAIHNAGLVTLTHTPSPMNFLAKLLGRPSNERAFLLLPVGYPKTPTYVPDIERKPLDEVSKFYE, translated from the coding sequence ATGGCGACCGAATCTCATATATCTGTAAACGGACATACGCATGTACTATATAAAGAAAATGCCTTGTCTCAAGAAGAACTTATAAAACAGAGCGAGGCATTTTATAAGCTTTTAGATGAACGAAGATCGGTAAGAGAGTATGCAGATACCCCTGTGCCAAAAGAAGTGATTGAAACTTTAATTAAAACGGCATCTACAGCACCATCAGGTGCACATAAACAACCTTGGACCTTTTGCGCGGTATCTAACCCTGTACTAAAAACAAAGATTAGAGAAGCCGCCGAAGCAGAAGAGAAAGAAAGCTATGAAAGTCGAATGAGCGACCGTTGGTTGAAAGATTTAGAACCGATGGGTACAAATATGTACAAGCCTTTTTTAGAAGATGCACCTTGGCTTATAATCATTTTCAAAAAAGTACATGATTTAGATACTGATGGTGAAAAAGTGAAAAATTACTATGTAAATGAATCTGTAGGTATTGCTGCTGGCATGTTAATTACAGCGATACACAATGCAGGTTTGGTTACATTAACACATACTCCGAGTCCGATGAACTTTCTCGCAAAGCTATTAGGTCGACCGAGTAATGAACGCGCATTTTTATTGTTACCAGTTGGCTACCCAAAGACACCAACGTATGTACCAGACATTGAAAGAAAACCATTAGATGAGGTTTCTAAGTTCTATGAGTAA
- a CDS encoding pyruvate kinase: MNINHKKINSLIKEVEAVLRKIKKEEKKTAHTLKKIHPLHKMSAVNLVHYKRFRKSDFRVSQRKLGDLGMTRFANAQGHVEDSLVKVLYLLYRLKDGKPADFKKIELSTKKSKALLKSNTEALLGSPSKGRRVRIMVTMPSHAAYDKEFVSTMVQNGMNCARINCAHDTPEVWLAIIKNIKEASEEFKTSVKIAMDLAGPKIRTGNVKPGGRIVKFKPEKDDEGYVIKPVAIELVSSTAKIIPENAIPIEADWLDQLAVDDKLSLIDAKNKSRKLKVISASENGIIVRSKKRIIFKSGMLLECKKLNKEGTIGTLPEIQKAVLLHKGDVLVVTEENILGSSAIVNETGEVIEKAHIPCQFADIFEKVNQGDLVLFDDGKIEGTIQSVSKENFEVLITRAIEKGAKLKAEKGMNFPNTNLGTGGLTLKDIEDLEFVAKHADIVNFSFVNSKKDVSELLSEFRRLGVFDTIGVILKIETKFAFDNLEEILQEAMQIRDVGVMIARGDLAVETGWQDIGQVQHEVLSICGSAHVPVIWATQVLENLAKNGLPSRSEITDVVTALNSECVMVNKGPYMEDVLVLLNTILSNMEDYQEKNETMLPKIRKL, translated from the coding sequence ATGAATATCAATCATAAAAAGATAAATAGCCTAATCAAAGAAGTGGAAGCTGTATTGCGAAAAATAAAGAAAGAAGAGAAAAAGACAGCTCATACTTTGAAAAAGATACATCCTCTTCATAAAATGAGTGCGGTAAATCTTGTGCATTATAAAAGGTTTAGAAAATCAGATTTTAGGGTAAGTCAAAGAAAATTAGGTGATTTAGGTATGACGCGCTTTGCGAATGCTCAAGGTCATGTTGAAGATAGTTTGGTAAAAGTATTATATCTGTTATACCGTTTAAAAGATGGTAAACCAGCAGATTTTAAGAAAATAGAATTATCTACTAAAAAGAGTAAAGCTCTTTTAAAGTCAAATACAGAAGCACTTTTAGGTTCTCCTTCAAAGGGTCGTAGAGTTCGTATTATGGTTACCATGCCTTCTCATGCCGCTTACGATAAAGAATTTGTAAGTACAATGGTTCAAAATGGTATGAACTGTGCAAGAATTAATTGTGCGCATGATACACCTGAGGTTTGGCTCGCAATTATTAAAAATATAAAAGAAGCTTCTGAGGAATTTAAGACATCAGTTAAAATTGCGATGGATTTAGCCGGACCTAAAATTAGAACGGGTAATGTTAAACCAGGTGGTAGAATCGTAAAATTTAAACCTGAGAAAGATGATGAGGGTTATGTTATAAAACCTGTTGCTATTGAATTGGTTTCTAGTACTGCTAAAATCATACCAGAGAATGCCATACCTATTGAAGCAGATTGGTTAGACCAACTTGCTGTAGATGATAAACTTAGCTTAATTGATGCTAAGAATAAATCTAGAAAATTAAAGGTAATTAGCGCTTCTGAAAACGGAATTATTGTAAGGTCTAAAAAGCGGATTATTTTTAAAAGCGGTATGCTTTTAGAGTGTAAGAAATTAAATAAAGAAGGAACCATAGGTACTTTACCTGAAATTCAAAAGGCGGTACTACTCCATAAAGGTGATGTTTTAGTCGTAACAGAAGAGAATATTTTAGGGAGTTCTGCTATCGTAAATGAGACCGGAGAGGTTATTGAAAAAGCTCATATTCCATGTCAATTTGCCGATATATTCGAAAAAGTGAACCAAGGTGATTTAGTGTTATTTGATGATGGTAAAATTGAAGGAACAATACAATCTGTATCCAAAGAAAATTTTGAAGTCCTAATCACTAGAGCTATAGAGAAGGGTGCTAAATTAAAGGCGGAAAAAGGAATGAATTTCCCCAATACTAATTTAGGAACTGGCGGACTCACCCTTAAAGATATAGAAGACCTTGAGTTTGTTGCTAAGCATGCAGATATTGTCAATTTCTCTTTTGTAAACTCTAAAAAAGATGTGAGCGAGCTGCTATCTGAATTTAGAAGACTGGGTGTATTTGATACTATCGGAGTCATCTTAAAAATAGAAACAAAATTTGCTTTCGATAATCTTGAGGAAATTCTGCAAGAAGCCATGCAAATAAGAGATGTTGGGGTAATGATTGCACGCGGTGATCTAGCTGTAGAAACAGGTTGGCAAGATATTGGGCAAGTGCAACATGAAGTTTTATCTATATGCGGATCAGCTCACGTGCCTGTAATTTGGGCGACACAAGTTTTGGAGAACCTCGCGAAAAACGGGCTACCATCACGATCAGAGATTACCGATGTGGTTACGGCCCTAAATTCGGAATGTGTAATGGTAAATAAAGGTCCGTACATGGAAGATGTGCTCGTACTTTTGAATACAATTCTTTCTAATATGGAAGACTACCAGGAAAAGAACGAAACTATGCTGCCAAAGATTAGAAAACTTTAA
- a CDS encoding YybH family protein, producing the protein MKTKLTLVVLMISGILLTGFSAETESHDVKIDLINEEFPEAKQEVLETFGAIAQSIKDGDMDKLISFHAYGKKFTEFKNGEPRNGGVANETHERTVFGSVTEVVKFDAKDLQIAVYGDVANLTFHSDFELKFGEDLVVVNDQITLLFVRTTDGWKMVHEHHSPLN; encoded by the coding sequence ATGAAGACAAAATTAACATTAGTAGTATTGATGATTTCAGGAATTTTATTAACAGGATTTTCGGCGGAAACAGAATCGCACGATGTAAAAATTGATTTAATCAATGAAGAATTCCCTGAGGCAAAGCAAGAAGTTTTAGAAACTTTTGGAGCTATTGCTCAAAGTATAAAAGATGGCGATATGGATAAGTTGATATCCTTTCATGCTTATGGTAAAAAGTTTACAGAATTCAAGAACGGTGAACCACGAAATGGAGGTGTCGCAAACGAAACTCATGAACGTACAGTTTTCGGTTCTGTAACCGAAGTGGTAAAATTCGATGCTAAAGATTTACAGATAGCGGTGTATGGTGATGTTGCTAACCTAACATTCCATTCAGACTTTGAGTTGAAGTTTGGTGAAGATTTAGTAGTAGTAAATGACCAAATAACTTTATTGTTTGTAAGAACAACAGATGGTTGGAAAATGGTTCATGAACATCATTCTCCATTAAACTAA
- a CDS encoding NADPH-dependent 2,4-dienoyl-CoA reductase, protein MTKYKHIFEPLDLGFTTLKNRILMGSMHTGLEEEKNGIDKIAAYYAERAKGGVGLIVTGGIAPNVQGWTGPFSARMSTKKHAEHHKVITDAVHKEGGKICMQILHAGRYGYHPFAVAPSAIKSPISPFKPFKLNQSGINRTIRDFVNSANLSKLAGYDGVEIMGSEGYLINQFIAERTNKRTDNYGGSYENRMRLPIELVKQTREAVGEEFIIIYRLSMLDLVEKGSTWQEVVALGKEIEKAGATIINTGIGWHEARIPTIATSVPRAAFTWVTKKMKEELTIPLVTSNRINMPETAEQVLAEGHADMISMARPFLADPEWVNKAEADKADEINTCIGCNQACLDHVFQRKVASCLVNPRACHETELNYNPTETKKRIAVVGAGPAGLAASTVAAQRGHDVTLFDGEKETGGQFNLAKQIPGKEEFYETIRYFNKQLELHNVTVKLNTRVTAEDLQNGNFDEVIVATGIQPRTPKIEGVDHPKVLNYIDVLKLKKPVGKRVAVIGAGGIGFDVSEYLAHEGESTALNIDAWLKEWGIDKTLEARSGIENMQAEIHPSPREIFMFKRSKGKFGGNLGKTTGWIHRSTLKKKNVQFINEVQYTKIDDEGLHYTKNDEQKVLEVDNVVICAGQVPFKELLEPLQAKGIKVHVIGGADVAAELDAKRAINQACRLAAEI, encoded by the coding sequence ATGACCAAGTACAAGCATATTTTTGAGCCTTTAGATTTAGGATTTACCACCCTTAAGAATCGAATTTTAATGGGTTCGATGCATACCGGATTAGAAGAGGAAAAAAATGGTATAGATAAAATAGCCGCTTATTATGCCGAAAGAGCAAAAGGCGGAGTCGGATTAATAGTAACTGGCGGAATAGCGCCCAACGTACAAGGTTGGACAGGTCCTTTCTCTGCACGTATGAGTACTAAAAAACATGCGGAACATCATAAGGTCATTACTGATGCCGTGCATAAAGAAGGTGGTAAAATTTGTATGCAAATACTACATGCCGGTCGGTATGGGTATCATCCTTTTGCAGTTGCGCCATCTGCTATAAAATCTCCCATCTCCCCTTTCAAACCATTTAAGCTCAATCAATCTGGAATTAATCGTACCATTCGTGATTTTGTAAATTCTGCTAATCTTTCAAAATTAGCGGGTTATGATGGCGTAGAAATCATGGGTTCTGAAGGTTATTTAATAAATCAATTCATTGCAGAAAGAACAAATAAACGTACCGATAATTATGGCGGTAGCTATGAGAATAGAATGCGTTTACCTATAGAATTAGTAAAGCAAACGCGTGAAGCGGTTGGTGAGGAGTTTATTATTATCTATCGCTTATCAATGTTAGATTTGGTAGAAAAAGGAAGCACTTGGCAAGAAGTGGTTGCCTTAGGTAAAGAAATAGAAAAAGCTGGTGCCACCATTATAAATACAGGAATTGGCTGGCATGAAGCACGCATACCAACAATTGCAACGTCGGTACCTAGAGCTGCATTTACTTGGGTGACCAAAAAGATGAAAGAAGAATTAACGATTCCGTTAGTTACCTCTAACAGAATAAATATGCCCGAAACTGCTGAGCAAGTTTTAGCAGAAGGTCATGCCGATATGATTTCTATGGCTCGCCCATTTTTGGCAGATCCAGAGTGGGTCAATAAGGCTGAAGCTGACAAGGCAGATGAGATAAATACGTGTATTGGTTGTAATCAAGCCTGTTTAGATCATGTTTTTCAACGTAAGGTTGCTAGTTGTTTGGTGAATCCGCGGGCATGTCATGAAACAGAACTGAATTATAACCCAACAGAAACAAAGAAAAGAATAGCCGTTGTAGGTGCTGGTCCGGCAGGTTTGGCAGCATCAACGGTAGCAGCACAACGTGGGCATGATGTTACACTTTTTGATGGTGAAAAAGAAACAGGCGGACAATTTAACCTAGCAAAGCAAATACCTGGTAAAGAAGAGTTCTATGAAACCATTCGCTATTTTAATAAACAATTAGAACTGCATAATGTAACTGTAAAGTTGAATACAAGAGTAACTGCAGAAGACTTGCAAAATGGTAATTTTGATGAAGTTATTGTAGCTACGGGAATACAACCAAGAACTCCGAAAATTGAGGGTGTTGACCATCCAAAAGTCCTGAATTATATTGATGTATTAAAGTTGAAAAAACCTGTGGGTAAACGCGTTGCAGTTATCGGCGCTGGCGGGATCGGTTTCGATGTCTCAGAATATTTAGCCCATGAAGGGGAAAGCACCGCTTTAAATATTGATGCTTGGCTTAAAGAATGGGGAATAGATAAGACTTTAGAAGCTCGTAGTGGTATTGAGAATATGCAGGCGGAAATACACCCTTCGCCGAGAGAGATTTTTATGTTCAAGCGAAGCAAAGGTAAATTTGGAGGCAATCTTGGTAAAACCACTGGTTGGATCCATCGTTCTACGTTGAAAAAGAAAAATGTACAATTTATTAATGAAGTGCAGTATACTAAGATAGATGATGAAGGTTTACATTATACCAAAAATGACGAGCAAAAAGTACTTGAAGTAGATAATGTTGTTATCTGTGCAGGACAAGTACCATTTAAAGAACTGTTAGAACCATTGCAAGCAAAAGGTATAAAAGTACATGTAATAGGTGGTGCAGATGTTGCTGCCGAATTAGATGCTAAACGAGCTATAAATCAGGCGTGTAGATTAGCCGCCGAAATTTAA
- a CDS encoding FAD-binding oxidoreductase, producing MKNTVAEIPSNHINEFKKLLKGSIVLPSSANYDDTRKVYNAMIDKHPGLFALCKNADDVVAAVNFGRDNNLLVAVRGGGHNGAGLGLCNDGLVIDLSGIKFVDVNASNNTVKVGGGNLWSEVDSATHEFGLAIPSGMVSSTGVGGLTLGGGVGYLSRKYGLTIDNLIEAEMVLADGSFVTVNASKHTNLFWAIRGGGGNFGVVTSFTFQAHPVKMITGGPTLWPIERVEEIMEWYDTFIHEGSEDLNGFIATMIIPESPFPAELHNKKFCAIVWCYTGDPDKFADIFKPVLDLNPVFAHVGEMPYPSLQGMFDGLLPPGLQWYWRADFFNDLTPEIRAEHLKYGSKIPTPLSQMHLYPITGAASRVGAEDTPWAYRDAKYAGVFIGVSPDPNKATEITEWCKAYQEALHPFSAGGAYSNFMMDEGQDRIKASYKHNYKRLVKIKNSYDPQNLFQVNQNIKPST from the coding sequence ATGAAAAATACAGTTGCTGAAATACCATCAAATCACATCAATGAATTTAAAAAGCTTTTAAAAGGAAGCATTGTATTGCCTTCAAGCGCTAATTATGATGATACCCGAAAAGTGTATAATGCAATGATTGATAAACACCCCGGACTATTCGCTCTCTGCAAAAATGCTGATGATGTAGTCGCTGCCGTTAACTTTGGGCGAGATAACAATTTGTTAGTTGCTGTAAGAGGTGGTGGTCATAATGGAGCTGGGTTGGGTCTTTGTAATGACGGTTTAGTAATTGACCTTTCGGGTATTAAGTTTGTTGATGTTAATGCTTCTAATAATACAGTAAAAGTGGGTGGTGGTAACCTATGGAGCGAAGTTGATAGTGCTACACATGAATTTGGTCTGGCAATACCTTCAGGTATGGTTTCAAGCACCGGTGTTGGCGGATTAACGCTTGGTGGTGGCGTAGGGTACTTATCTCGAAAATACGGACTTACCATAGACAACCTAATCGAAGCTGAAATGGTTTTAGCAGATGGATCTTTCGTAACTGTAAATGCTTCTAAGCATACAAATTTGTTTTGGGCCATACGTGGCGGTGGCGGTAATTTTGGTGTGGTTACTTCTTTTACCTTTCAAGCGCATCCTGTAAAAATGATTACTGGAGGGCCCACTTTATGGCCTATAGAAAGAGTAGAAGAAATCATGGAGTGGTACGACACTTTCATACATGAGGGGTCTGAAGACCTCAACGGCTTCATAGCAACTATGATCATACCCGAATCTCCTTTTCCTGCGGAATTACACAATAAGAAATTCTGTGCTATAGTTTGGTGTTATACAGGTGATCCAGATAAGTTTGCTGATATCTTTAAACCGGTATTAGATTTGAATCCTGTTTTTGCCCATGTTGGCGAAATGCCTTACCCAAGCTTACAAGGCATGTTTGACGGATTATTACCCCCAGGGTTACAGTGGTATTGGCGTGCAGATTTTTTCAATGACTTAACTCCTGAAATTCGTGCTGAACATTTAAAATACGGTTCTAAAATTCCGACACCTTTATCACAAATGCATTTGTACCCAATTACAGGGGCAGCGAGTAGAGTAGGTGCTGAAGATACGCCGTGGGCATATAGAGATGCGAAATATGCCGGGGTTTTCATTGGTGTATCTCCTGACCCAAATAAAGCTACAGAAATAACAGAATGGTGCAAAGCATACCAAGAAGCCTTACATCCTTTTTCTGCCGGTGGTGCATATTCTAATTTTATGATGGATGAAGGTCAAGATCGAATTAAAGCCAGTTACAAACACAATTATAAGAGGCTGGTTAAAATCAAAAATAGTTATGACCCGCAGAATTTATTCCAAGTGAATCAGAATATAAAACCGTCTACCTAA
- a CDS encoding T9SS type A sorting domain-containing protein yields MSYLKKYYKLLILFFLTSLSYGQWQQLPQPEGGFAKDIVEVGSSLFVSSSEGGLYRSDNNADSWYLVSNGLPTGASSYRLKLINDVLYVQIGSSANALYRSDDNGETFTMSSIALTSIISDMDHDGDTIFASIRGGIYISLDNGFNWTFKPIETNGNSIYSLLFIEGKLYKGDNTIQVSEDYGETWEDVDFPNIGPNGINKMFKHNGIVYILNSNKLRYTDASFETFTQIFNPSSSIGNVRIYDDVIYAITHNGDTYQYSNDNGATYTAVNNPLAKNYLSDIYVNNDKILTIGFEGIFESEDAGSTWSHNNMGFLASTLTGLNYDGENIASGFSKRGVVKTSDQGITWQLLNGDLPEDVIKSRIEVKSFGNVILVFTGYQIWKSVNNGQNYTLNYQFDNYVQAIDAVFHDGVILIESKNNQLIISDDEGVSWTTIDVAPYEIAPFALLAFDGQNIALKNTDDKLLVSNDLGLNWSERDFPLEESYVYRMNFHNSKLYAFGNQRLYESSDFGITWRLFGYTKSRHYNLLCDDNAIYMYGDTGISIASYEGNRFYDISENMEGIYINNLLKVNGELYVSTLGYGFWKHEPIQVPADGDNDGVADSDDNCLDTPEGNNVDSFGCSSAELDDDGDGVFNNRDSCENTPAGLEVNSNGCADAELDSDEDGVSNDLDQCPYNTTPGSVINEVGCEMIPVNSISVRTQTTTCPDEQNGIIEISTNFTDVYFYVSVTDENNDQRNYSLTSETSPLTIQYLSVGTYYVNARVLNTDFNNTYISKINTPENVSSGKRNIDTSGKTVTYDVSGSKSYTVQINDIIRTFQFNDTNTNQIQLEISDVESNVMIKGESDCQGQLEDHFFFAEDLIMYPTVTNGVINFENLENESRITLYSLTGKKVFEENLINQRQISIEHLNSGTYVLHLFTNGKTTTYKIIKQ; encoded by the coding sequence ATGTCATATTTAAAAAAGTACTACAAATTATTAATTCTATTTTTTTTAACTTCTCTCTCTTATGGTCAATGGCAGCAATTGCCACAACCTGAAGGGGGCTTTGCAAAAGATATAGTAGAAGTTGGTTCAAGTTTGTTTGTATCATCTTCTGAAGGAGGACTTTACCGATCAGATAATAATGCTGATAGTTGGTATTTGGTTTCTAATGGTTTACCAACGGGAGCTAGTTCTTATCGCCTAAAATTGATAAATGACGTACTCTATGTGCAAATAGGTAGTTCAGCAAACGCTCTTTACAGATCAGATGATAATGGTGAAACGTTTACAATGAGTTCCATTGCTTTAACTAGTATAATAAGTGATATGGATCATGATGGAGATACAATTTTTGCTTCTATTAGAGGTGGGATCTATATTTCCTTGGATAATGGGTTTAATTGGACCTTTAAGCCAATTGAAACAAATGGAAATTCTATTTATTCCTTATTATTTATTGAAGGAAAATTATATAAAGGAGATAATACTATTCAGGTATCCGAAGATTATGGTGAAACATGGGAAGATGTAGATTTTCCAAATATTGGACCCAACGGCATTAATAAAATGTTTAAACACAATGGTATAGTTTATATATTAAACAGCAATAAATTAAGATATACCGATGCTTCTTTTGAGACCTTTACTCAGATATTTAATCCGTCCTCTTCTATTGGTAATGTTAGAATATACGATGATGTAATTTATGCAATTACCCATAACGGAGATACCTATCAATATTCTAACGATAATGGAGCAACTTATACTGCCGTTAATAACCCACTTGCAAAAAATTACTTATCAGACATATATGTAAACAATGATAAAATATTAACCATTGGTTTTGAGGGTATTTTTGAATCTGAAGATGCAGGATCTACTTGGTCTCATAATAATATGGGATTCTTGGCAAGTACCTTAACCGGTCTTAATTATGATGGTGAAAATATTGCTTCTGGTTTTAGTAAAAGAGGAGTTGTGAAAACATCTGATCAAGGTATTACATGGCAACTTTTAAATGGAGACCTTCCTGAGGATGTAATTAAGAGTCGTATTGAAGTGAAATCGTTTGGTAATGTAATTCTAGTGTTTACCGGTTATCAAATATGGAAGTCTGTAAATAATGGTCAAAATTATACGTTGAATTACCAATTTGATAACTATGTACAAGCTATAGATGCTGTATTTCATGATGGTGTAATTTTAATTGAATCTAAAAACAACCAGTTAATCATTTCTGATGATGAAGGTGTTTCTTGGACAACTATAGATGTTGCACCTTATGAAATAGCCCCTTTTGCATTACTCGCCTTTGACGGTCAGAATATAGCACTTAAAAATACAGATGATAAGTTACTAGTGTCAAATGATTTAGGGTTGAATTGGAGTGAAAGAGATTTTCCGCTCGAAGAAAGCTATGTATATCGTATGAATTTTCATAATAGCAAATTATATGCGTTTGGTAATCAAAGGCTATATGAGTCTTCAGATTTTGGTATAACCTGGCGACTCTTTGGATATACCAAAAGCCGTCATTATAATTTGTTATGTGATGACAATGCTATTTATATGTATGGTGATACTGGAATTTCTATAGCTAGTTATGAAGGAAATCGTTTTTATGATATTTCAGAAAATATGGAAGGTATTTATATTAATAATCTTCTCAAGGTTAATGGAGAATTATATGTAAGTACCTTAGGTTATGGTTTTTGGAAGCATGAGCCAATTCAAGTGCCTGCAGATGGAGATAATGATGGTGTAGCTGATAGTGATGACAATTGTTTAGATACACCTGAAGGGAATAATGTAGATAGTTTTGGATGTTCTTCTGCCGAATTAGATGACGATGGTGATGGAGTATTCAATAATAGGGATTCTTGTGAAAATACACCTGCTGGTCTTGAAGTAAATAGTAATGGCTGTGCAGATGCAGAATTAGATTCAGATGAAGACGGTGTATCTAATGACCTTGATCAATGTCCATATAACACAACACCAGGAAGTGTTATAAATGAAGTAGGTTGTGAAATGATTCCTGTAAACAGCATTTCGGTTCGTACGCAAACAACCACATGTCCTGATGAGCAAAATGGAATTATAGAAATCTCAACCAATTTTACTGATGTTTATTTCTATGTATCAGTTACAGATGAGAATAATGATCAGAGAAACTATTCTCTAACAAGTGAAACTAGTCCTTTAACAATTCAGTATTTATCTGTTGGTACTTATTATGTAAATGCTAGAGTTCTTAATACAGATTTTAATAACACCTATATTTCAAAAATAAATACCCCAGAAAATGTTAGTTCTGGAAAAAGGAATATTGATACTAGTGGTAAAACGGTAACCTATGACGTAAGTGGAAGTAAGTCATATACTGTTCAAATAAACGATATAATAAGAACATTTCAGTTTAATGACACTAATACAAATCAAATTCAACTTGAAATATCAGACGTTGAAAGCAATGTTATGATAAAAGGCGAAAGCGATTGCCAAGGACAATTAGAAGATCATTTTTTCTTTGCAGAAGACTTAATCATGTATCCAACCGTTACCAATGGTGTAATAAACTTTGAAAATCTAGAAAATGAGAGCAGAATAACACTGTATAGCCTAACAGGTAAAAAAGTATTCGAAGAAAATTTAATAAATCAACGACAAATTTCAATTGAGCATTTGAATTCGGGAACTTATGTACTGCATTTGTTTACGAATGGCAAGACAACTACTTATAAAATTATAAAACAATAA
- a CDS encoding putative glycoside hydrolase, which yields MNKLILRLVAVSILFICQGCSSDKNEAVIEEIDSSEVDTTEPSIILEEISNDTIVNQTKLFWLYLHHEEIPDALIQSEAPRRDLIVMNAWFHDYVQKFKSVNPDIKTLVYKDLSSTRSYAVENGADNEYLPTGVGFQYADSNYPEWFLLDGYDNRLEYTGYTDHWQMDIGNTEYQQLWADKVVDELVANNWDGVLMDNAIYTLDTYHENIFPKNYESDEAFLLAYKSMLTTINTRLKADDKIGIANITNTRLHPGVWESYMQHLDGALDEWWLVFGNGNYLSDYTEGFLPQINEVVVNELEDKITLIQPHTSTNDNQGFYYAFASYWLVNDGNTYFSEQEVTDAYNDPSPWRDEYIWNFGEATGNYTQLENGLYQREFSRALVLVNASETSSVQLNLDTPYLNEVGEEVSSIVLSALSGTVLRKISEQ from the coding sequence ATGAACAAGCTTATTTTAAGATTAGTGGCGGTATCTATCCTATTTATTTGCCAAGGGTGCAGTAGTGATAAAAATGAGGCTGTCATTGAAGAAATTGATTCTTCTGAGGTTGATACTACTGAACCTTCTATCATACTAGAAGAAATCTCAAATGATACTATCGTAAACCAAACAAAGTTGTTTTGGTTATACCTACATCACGAAGAAATACCTGATGCCTTAATACAAAGCGAAGCACCAAGACGAGATTTAATTGTAATGAATGCTTGGTTTCATGATTATGTGCAGAAGTTTAAATCTGTTAATCCTGATATTAAAACATTGGTATACAAAGATCTTTCTTCTACCAGAAGCTATGCCGTTGAAAATGGGGCGGACAATGAATATTTGCCAACAGGAGTAGGTTTTCAATATGCCGATAGCAATTACCCTGAATGGTTTTTATTAGATGGGTATGATAATCGATTGGAGTATACCGGCTATACGGATCATTGGCAGATGGATATTGGCAATACAGAATACCAACAGCTGTGGGCAGACAAAGTGGTTGACGAGCTGGTTGCTAATAATTGGGACGGAGTATTAATGGACAATGCTATTTACACGCTAGATACTTATCATGAAAATATCTTCCCCAAGAACTATGAATCTGATGAGGCTTTTCTATTGGCATACAAGTCAATGTTGACGACCATAAATACCAGACTTAAGGCTGATGATAAAATTGGAATTGCCAATATCACCAATACTAGATTACACCCTGGCGTTTGGGAAAGTTATATGCAGCATTTAGATGGTGCTTTAGATGAATGGTGGCTTGTTTTCGGCAACGGAAATTACCTTTCTGATTATACTGAAGGATTTTTACCTCAAATCAACGAAGTGGTCGTAAATGAGTTAGAAGACAAAATAACCTTGATACAACCACATACCTCTACAAATGATAACCAAGGGTTTTATTATGCCTTTGCCAGTTATTGGTTGGTTAACGATGGTAACACCTATTTTTCTGAACAAGAGGTTACCGATGCCTATAACGACCCTTCTCCTTGGCGAGATGAATACATATGGAATTTTGGGGAAGCCACTGGCAACTATACACAACTAGAAAACGGACTCTACCAAAGAGAATTTTCTCGTGCCTTAGTATTGGTAAACGCTAGTGAAACCAGTAGTGTACAATTAAATTTGGACACGCCTTATTTAAATGAAGTAGGGGAAGAGGTAAGTTCTATTGTACTGAGTGCATTAAGCGGAACTGTGTTAAGAAAGATAAGTGAGCAATAG